A section of the Telopea speciosissima isolate NSW1024214 ecotype Mountain lineage chromosome 3, Tspe_v1, whole genome shotgun sequence genome encodes:
- the LOC122654678 gene encoding rho GDP-dissociation inhibitor 1-like → MDSGEKVEAGSSSWVFHKQEQVVREMLTEKSEKICDDEVVELDDDEQEDDGVASGFVPGPLVPLKEQLEKDKDDESLRRWKEKLLGCLEEDLNGQMEPEVTFHSIGIVSEDLGEINTPLPLDAKQSNRVLFTLREGSHYRLKLTFTVQHNIVSGLAYSNTVWKGGLKVDQSKGMLGTFAPQKEPYVHSLDEETTPSGVLARGIYSAKLKFEDDDRRCYLELSYSFEIKKRS, encoded by the exons ATGGACAGTGGTGAGAAAGTGGAAGCAGGGTCTTCTTCTTGGGTTTTTCACAAGCAAGAACAAGTAGTAAGAGAAATGCTGACCGAGAAGTCTGAGAAGATTTGTGATGATGAAGTGGTTGAACTGGACGATGATGAACAAGAAGATGATGGGGTTGCTTCTGGTTTTGTTCCTGGTCCCTTGGTTCCTCTCAAAGAACAGCTTGAGAAAGATAag GATGATGAGAGCTTAAGGAGGTGGAAAGAGAAACTTCTTGGCTGTTTGGAAGAAGACTTAAatg GTCAAATGGAGCCTGAAGTTACATTCCACTCCATAGGGATTGTCTCTGAGGACTTGGGAGAGATAAATACTCCTTTGCCCTTGGATGCCAAACAAAGCAACCGTGTTCTATTTACTCTCAGGGAAGGGTCCCATTATCGACTGAAGCTGACATTCACTGTGCAGCACAATATTGTCTCTGGCTTGGCCTACTCCAATACTGTCTGGAAAGGAGGACTTAAAG TTGATCAAAGCAAAGGCATGTTAGGTACTTTTGCTCCACAGAAGGAACCCTATGTACACAGCCTAGATGAGGAGACCACTCCCTCTGGTGTGCTTGCAAGGGGAATTTACTCAGCAAAACTTAAG TTTGAAGACGATGATAGAAGATGTTATTTGGAGCTCAGTTATTCATTTGAGATCAAGAAGCGTAGCTGA